The Fructilactobacillus myrtifloralis genome contains a region encoding:
- a CDS encoding phenolic acid decarboxylase, translating into MPETINHLNDLVGMQLIYTYANGWDYELYVKNATTIDYRIHSGMVGGRWVKDQPVELVELVPGVFKMAWTEPTGTDVSLDLMPNQNRTHGVIFFPKWVDEHPEVTVCFQNDHLQQVEEARDHYPTYPKQVVSEFSDIIVKRFRGVNDETVIDRAPEPGMIEAIREQRL; encoded by the coding sequence ATGCCAGAAACGATTAATCATTTGAATGACTTGGTGGGGATGCAGCTAATTTACACCTACGCCAATGGTTGGGATTATGAACTGTACGTTAAAAATGCAACGACGATTGACTATCGGATTCACAGTGGCATGGTCGGCGGTCGGTGGGTCAAAGACCAACCAGTCGAGCTCGTCGAGTTAGTTCCCGGTGTTTTCAAAATGGCGTGGACTGAACCGACGGGGACCGATGTTTCCCTTGATCTGATGCCAAACCAGAATCGAACCCACGGGGTAATCTTTTTCCCGAAGTGGGTGGATGAACATCCCGAGGTCACGGTTTGCTTCCAAAACGATCATTTACAGCAGGTAGAGGAAGCTCGGGATCACTATCCAACCTATCCAAAACAGGTGGTTTCAGAATTTTCAGATATCATTGTTAAGCGGTTCCGGGGGGTTAATGATGAAACGGTAATTGACCGAGCTCCGGAACCCGGAATGATTGAGGCGATTCGGGAACAGCGCTTGTAA
- the argS gene encoding arginine--tRNA ligase codes for MDYKQLVADTVAEAIDNQVSSAEIYAKVEIPKTAQNGDLAFPAFMLAQHLHQNPKEIAEHIAASIKTAAFAKVVAAGPYVNFFLNQEQVSEEVLETVLTERDHYGDNHDGNNGVVTIDMSSPNIAKPMSMGHLRSTVIGNSIAKILTKNGYRPIKDNHLGDWGTQFGKLITAYLKWGNEEDVKRDPIHYLVKYYVEFHERDEQEPELDDEAREWFKKLEDGDPEAVKLWQWFREVSLEAFNQTYRKLGVDFDTYNGESFYNDKLQSVVDTLKQDGLLEKSQGASVVDLSDQDLNPALILKSDGASLYVTRDIATAIYRDETYHPVMNLYVVGSEQTYYFKQLKAVLQKMGLQSAAGLHHVPFGLITVNGKKLSTRHGNIVLLNEVLDESVKMAQQQISEKNPNLANKEQVAEEVGVGAVIFGDLKNARIDSIDFNLNEQLKFEGETGPYVQYAHARAESVLAKAQDRDYAAGQHRLSGAEAWEIIKLLQAFPAVVKKANAEFEPSVIAKYSLRLAKAFNKYYAHTKILTPDDQLDARLALVKSVSLILKESLRLLGVQAPDEM; via the coding sequence ATGGATTATAAACAATTAGTTGCAGATACAGTTGCAGAAGCAATCGATAATCAAGTTAGTTCAGCTGAAATTTATGCTAAGGTTGAAATTCCCAAAACCGCCCAAAACGGTGATTTAGCCTTTCCAGCGTTCATGTTGGCCCAGCATTTACACCAAAATCCGAAGGAAATTGCGGAGCACATTGCGGCTAGCATTAAAACGGCCGCCTTTGCCAAGGTGGTGGCAGCTGGACCCTACGTTAACTTTTTCCTGAATCAGGAACAGGTTAGTGAAGAAGTATTAGAGACGGTGTTAACCGAACGGGATCACTACGGGGATAATCATGATGGAAACAACGGGGTGGTTACCATTGACATGTCTTCTCCAAACATTGCGAAACCGATGTCTATGGGGCACTTGCGGTCGACGGTGATTGGTAATTCAATCGCAAAGATTCTAACTAAAAATGGCTACCGGCCCATCAAAGATAATCACCTTGGTGATTGGGGAACACAGTTTGGGAAGTTAATCACGGCCTACTTAAAGTGGGGGAATGAGGAGGACGTTAAGCGCGATCCAATTCACTACCTCGTGAAGTACTACGTGGAATTCCACGAACGTGACGAACAAGAACCAGAGTTAGATGATGAGGCTCGTGAATGGTTTAAGAAGTTAGAGGATGGCGATCCGGAAGCCGTTAAGTTGTGGCAATGGTTCCGGGAGGTTTCACTGGAAGCCTTTAACCAGACGTACCGTAAACTCGGCGTTGATTTTGATACTTACAACGGGGAATCGTTCTATAACGATAAGCTCCAATCCGTAGTCGACACCCTTAAACAGGATGGATTGTTAGAAAAGTCGCAGGGAGCCTCCGTGGTTGACTTGAGTGATCAAGACTTGAACCCGGCTTTAATTCTGAAATCAGATGGCGCCTCTCTGTACGTAACTCGAGATATTGCGACGGCCATCTATCGGGACGAGACGTATCATCCGGTTATGAACTTATACGTGGTCGGTTCAGAACAAACTTACTACTTCAAGCAGTTGAAGGCGGTGCTCCAAAAGATGGGCTTACAGTCCGCAGCCGGCTTGCACCATGTTCCGTTTGGTTTGATTACGGTCAACGGGAAGAAACTCTCGACGCGACACGGAAACATTGTGTTGTTGAACGAAGTTTTAGATGAATCCGTGAAGATGGCCCAACAACAAATTAGTGAAAAAAATCCGAACCTCGCTAATAAGGAACAGGTTGCTGAAGAAGTTGGGGTGGGAGCCGTTATTTTTGGTGACCTCAAGAACGCGCGAATTGACAGCATCGACTTTAACCTGAACGAACAGCTGAAGTTTGAAGGAGAAACTGGTCCCTACGTTCAATATGCGCATGCGCGAGCTGAAAGTGTGCTTGCTAAGGCTCAGGATCGTGATTATGCAGCGGGCCAACACCGCCTCAGTGGCGCCGAAGCGTGGGAAATCATTAAACTACTGCAGGCCTTTCCAGCGGTTGTCAAAAAAGCGAACGCTGAATTTGAACCATCGGTCATTGCTAAGTATTCCCTGCGCCTCGCTAAGGCCTTTAATAAGTACTATGCTCACACCAAAATTTTGACTCCAGATGACCAACTGGATGCCCGGTTAGCGCTGGTTAAAAGTGTGTCGCTGATTCTAAAGGAATCTTTGCGGCTCTTAGGGGTGCAAGCACCGGACGAAATGTAG
- a CDS encoding carboxylate--amine ligase has protein sequence MKSTVPNFTPILLGSDFNVYGMARSFYALYGQPVRAIAEQQLAPTRFSKIVDLTLVPGFSEDPAWITEMKKLKQEYASHNEPVILIGCSDGYAELIAKHKAELEDVFICPYVDYQLLKQLNNKESFYQLCDQYGLPYPGTKIISKADYHKHQIAQPFGYPVAVKPANSVEWLDIRFEGRKKAFIIHNEAEYRTVIGKIFDNGYQSDVIVQDFIPGDDSNMRVVNAYVDRHHQVKMMNLGHPLLEDPAPGAIGNYVAILPEYNEAIYQQLQQFLEQIEYVGYADFDLKWDERDHTYKVFEINLRQGRSSFYVTLNGCNLAQYLVDDYVLDNLSDQPLVLGNQDPTQWQLWLGVSKRTFKQYARKNQDKATAVDLIRRGDYGTTFWYRKDANFLRWLLWKWMDHKYAQSFAKYFHLEKG, from the coding sequence ATGAAATCTACAGTACCAAATTTCACTCCCATTTTATTAGGGAGTGACTTTAACGTTTACGGAATGGCGCGGTCTTTTTATGCGTTATATGGACAGCCAGTGCGGGCGATTGCCGAACAGCAACTCGCGCCTACTCGCTTTTCTAAGATCGTCGATTTAACTTTGGTTCCTGGTTTTAGTGAGGATCCGGCGTGGATCACGGAAATGAAGAAGTTGAAACAGGAGTACGCAAGCCACAACGAACCGGTTATTTTAATTGGATGTAGTGATGGGTATGCGGAACTAATTGCGAAACATAAGGCCGAACTAGAGGATGTTTTCATTTGCCCCTACGTTGATTACCAGCTTTTAAAACAGTTGAATAATAAAGAAAGTTTTTATCAGTTATGTGATCAATATGGGTTACCTTATCCAGGAACTAAAATCATTTCCAAAGCGGATTATCATAAGCATCAGATTGCGCAACCCTTTGGCTACCCAGTGGCAGTCAAGCCTGCCAATAGTGTTGAGTGGTTAGACATTCGGTTTGAAGGGCGTAAGAAGGCGTTTATCATTCATAATGAAGCCGAATACCGGACGGTGATTGGCAAAATTTTTGATAACGGCTACCAGTCAGATGTGATTGTTCAGGACTTTATCCCGGGTGACGATAGTAACATGCGGGTTGTCAATGCCTACGTTGACCGCCATCACCAGGTTAAAATGATGAATCTGGGGCATCCGCTGTTAGAGGATCCGGCTCCTGGTGCAATTGGGAACTACGTGGCTATTTTGCCGGAGTACAATGAAGCCATTTACCAGCAATTGCAACAATTTTTAGAACAAATTGAGTACGTAGGCTATGCGGATTTTGACTTAAAGTGGGACGAACGCGACCATACGTATAAGGTGTTTGAAATCAACCTCCGCCAGGGTCGGAGTAGTTTTTACGTTACTTTAAACGGTTGTAATTTAGCCCAGTACCTCGTTGATGACTACGTGTTAGATAATTTAAGTGATCAACCCCTGGTGCTCGGCAATCAAGACCCCACTCAGTGGCAACTCTGGTTGGGAGTTTCCAAACGGACCTTTAAACAGTATGCGCGCAAGAACCAGGATAAAGCGACCGCCGTGGATTTGATTCGACGCGGGGATTACGGGACGACCTTTTGGTATCGAAAGGATGCGAACTTCCTCCGCTGGTTACTGTGGAAGTGGATGGATCATAAGTATGCGCAAAGTTTTGCCAAATACTTTCACTTAGAAAAAGGATGA
- a CDS encoding DUF1516 family protein has translation MLILLLLISWGLLLIATVRGILIHQDKQVVKALIICRCLYLVILVLEVLLGFQQFAHHPGLVSASFIMTVVAVSLIDITFQRKFMGMLSIAVAGATLISIVIAICLLIPFL, from the coding sequence ATGTTAATTTTATTGCTTTTAATCAGTTGGGGACTCTTACTGATAGCTACGGTGCGAGGCATCCTAATTCACCAGGACAAACAGGTTGTCAAAGCCCTCATTATTTGTCGCTGCTTGTACCTTGTGATCCTTGTGTTAGAAGTCCTGTTGGGCTTCCAACAATTTGCTCACCATCCTGGGTTAGTCAGTGCGAGCTTTATCATGACAGTGGTCGCCGTTTCCCTAATCGACATTACCTTTCAACGCAAGTTTATGGGAATGCTTTCCATCGCGGTGGCTGGTGCCACGCTGATCAGTATTGTAATTGCCATCTGCTTGCTAATCCCATTCTTGTAA
- a CDS encoding YlbF family regulator — translation MSDNKIMEQAKKMQETVVKSEEFTNLKNAFDALKNEKESYKAFTEFQKNQNDLRQKQMSGQEITQDDMKEAQALADKMNTMPAIKVLMEREKAMGKLIDDANMVITEPLRQLYEG, via the coding sequence ATGTCAGATAATAAAATTATGGAACAAGCTAAGAAAATGCAAGAAACGGTCGTTAAATCAGAAGAATTTACGAACCTCAAGAATGCCTTTGATGCATTGAAAAACGAAAAGGAATCCTACAAGGCGTTCACTGAATTCCAAAAGAACCAAAATGACTTACGGCAAAAACAAATGTCTGGGCAAGAAATTACCCAAGATGATATGAAGGAAGCTCAAGCATTAGCCGACAAGATGAACACGATGCCAGCCATCAAGGTTTTAATGGAACGTGAAAAGGCCATGGGCAAGTTAATTGATGATGCAAACATGGTAATTACTGAACCACTGCGTCAACTTTACGAAGGTTAA
- a CDS encoding aspartate/glutamate racemase family protein, translating into MKDFFTILGGMGTEATEAYIHLLNERTPAHSDQEYLNYILVNHATVPDRTAFIVDPETAPNPLIPLAEDVRQQSQLGPEFFALPCNTAHYFYEQLQSLTDIPILHMPNLAIAAVAAKFPTARRVGLIATDGTLKDQVYELPIKAAGYEFVMPTPAIAAETMTLIYDDVKAQNHVNPDRYHHILQQMVDELGCDVVILGCTEISVAEQRAGNAGFPVIDAQGELVDESIRLALAARNRQQAE; encoded by the coding sequence ATGAAAGATTTTTTTACGATTTTAGGAGGAATGGGGACCGAGGCAACGGAAGCCTATATTCACTTATTGAATGAAAGAACCCCGGCGCATTCTGACCAGGAGTATTTAAACTATATTTTGGTCAATCACGCCACGGTTCCCGATCGGACGGCTTTTATTGTTGATCCCGAAACGGCCCCGAATCCGTTAATTCCATTGGCAGAGGACGTTCGCCAGCAAAGTCAGCTGGGACCAGAATTCTTTGCGTTGCCATGTAACACGGCCCACTATTTTTACGAACAACTGCAGTCCTTAACTGACATTCCGATTCTTCACATGCCGAACCTTGCCATTGCGGCGGTAGCGGCGAAATTTCCGACGGCACGGCGGGTGGGCTTAATCGCTACGGATGGAACTTTGAAGGACCAAGTTTATGAACTCCCCATCAAAGCAGCGGGGTATGAGTTTGTAATGCCAACCCCCGCCATTGCAGCGGAAACGATGACGCTGATTTATGATGACGTGAAGGCGCAGAACCACGTGAATCCGGACCGGTATCACCATATTTTGCAACAGATGGTAGATGAGTTAGGGTGTGACGTCGTGATTTTAGGGTGCACCGAGATTTCGGTTGCCGAACAACGCGCTGGTAACGCTGGCTTTCCGGTGATTGATGCTCAGGGAGAACTCGTTGATGAATCGATTCGCCTAGCTTTAGCCGCTCGCAACCGGCAGCAAGCAGAATAA
- a CDS encoding transglycosylase domain-containing protein produces MLSTIWHYWWRFWRRFHLTRWLIIVVLVMTLISVTYLTIVAKTSHVRDLQANLSRSTEIYDQDGARAGKLYAQKGTYVKADKISPHLADAILSTEDRNFYREHGFSVKGYGRAVMLAITNRLMGRNQISGGGSTISQQLAKNTFLSQQQTISRKFKELFIAIEIENIYSKRQILTMYMNNAYFGNGVYGVQDASRKYFGMDADELPVQDAAVLAGMLQNPSNNPIDHPAAAKQRRNVVLQLMADNHKIPKSKVKAYQAMPLGTKDTFNVGNNYRYPYYFDAVINEAINKYGLSEKAIMNNGYKIYTNLNQQQQQSFQTDFKNPNLFPQNAADGTEVQAASVAVDPKTGGVQAVVGGRNKDVFRGFNRATDIKRQPGSTMKPLAVYTPALENGFKYDSELVNKKLSYGKNRYTPKNINDVYTGKVPMYKALAQSLNAPAVWTLDQIGVNKGFESVQKFNLPVTKKDDNLALALGGLSTGVSPQQLAGAYTAFANHGKLTKPFYITKIVDSTGKTIVNNEGATPSQIMSPDTARQMTSMMLDVFNYGTGTTAKPAGYQVAGKTGSTEADSSTDADATRDKWIVGYTPDVVVATWEGFDSTNADHHLENLSGTGVNSLFKHQMEQILPTTDQQQFKVRDSASLVAAKQQRERRATDPDSDSSWVQRAETLNGKVWDKGSSLTAKAVQKARSLLGF; encoded by the coding sequence ATGCTGAGCACCATTTGGCATTATTGGTGGCGGTTTTGGCGCCGCTTTCATTTGACGCGGTGGTTAATTATCGTGGTACTTGTAATGACGTTAATCTCGGTAACTTACTTAACGATTGTAGCGAAGACGTCTCACGTCCGGGATTTACAGGCGAACCTTTCCCGTTCAACTGAAATTTATGATCAGGACGGGGCCCGCGCTGGCAAACTGTACGCCCAAAAGGGAACCTATGTAAAAGCAGATAAAATCTCTCCCCATCTGGCGGATGCGATTTTGTCAACGGAAGACCGAAATTTCTATCGGGAACACGGTTTTTCGGTTAAAGGTTACGGCCGGGCCGTGATGCTGGCCATTACGAACCGGTTAATGGGGCGCAATCAGATTAGTGGTGGGGGAAGTACCATTTCCCAACAGCTAGCCAAGAATACCTTTTTGTCACAGCAACAAACCATTTCGCGGAAGTTTAAAGAACTGTTCATTGCGATTGAGATTGAAAACATTTATTCCAAGCGCCAGATTCTGACGATGTACATGAACAATGCTTACTTTGGAAATGGGGTCTACGGGGTTCAAGACGCTTCACGCAAGTACTTTGGGATGGATGCCGATGAACTACCCGTTCAGGACGCGGCCGTGTTAGCCGGAATGCTGCAAAATCCTAGCAATAATCCGATTGATCATCCGGCGGCCGCCAAGCAGCGGCGGAACGTGGTATTACAGCTAATGGCGGATAACCATAAAATCCCAAAGAGTAAGGTCAAGGCTTACCAGGCGATGCCATTAGGCACCAAGGACACCTTTAACGTTGGGAATAATTACCGGTACCCGTATTATTTTGATGCCGTCATTAACGAAGCCATCAATAAGTACGGACTATCGGAAAAAGCGATTATGAACAACGGGTATAAAATTTATACCAATTTGAACCAACAGCAACAACAGAGTTTTCAAACTGACTTTAAAAATCCGAACCTCTTCCCCCAGAATGCGGCGGATGGTACCGAGGTACAAGCGGCCTCCGTGGCCGTTGATCCAAAAACAGGTGGGGTGCAAGCGGTGGTGGGGGGCCGGAATAAAGACGTCTTCCGGGGCTTTAACCGGGCAACGGACATTAAACGGCAACCGGGCTCCACAATGAAACCACTCGCGGTGTACACTCCCGCCCTGGAAAACGGGTTTAAATATGATTCCGAACTCGTAAATAAAAAGTTGTCCTATGGGAAAAACCGGTATACACCTAAAAACATTAACGATGTTTACACCGGCAAGGTGCCAATGTATAAGGCACTGGCCCAAAGTTTAAATGCGCCAGCCGTGTGGACGCTGGATCAAATTGGCGTCAACAAGGGGTTCGAATCCGTTCAGAAGTTTAACCTTCCGGTTACTAAAAAGGACGATAACCTGGCGCTTGCGTTAGGAGGCTTATCGACGGGAGTTTCTCCTCAACAGTTGGCGGGGGCGTACACGGCCTTTGCAAACCATGGGAAATTAACGAAGCCGTTCTACATTACTAAAATTGTGGATTCAACCGGTAAAACGATTGTTAATAACGAGGGGGCAACGCCCAGTCAGATCATGTCACCCGACACGGCCCGGCAGATGACCAGTATGATGCTGGACGTCTTTAACTACGGAACTGGAACCACGGCAAAACCAGCTGGATATCAGGTGGCCGGGAAGACGGGTAGTACCGAAGCTGATAGCAGTACCGATGCGGATGCCACTCGGGATAAATGGATCGTGGGATACACGCCCGACGTTGTCGTCGCAACTTGGGAAGGGTTCGATAGCACCAATGCCGATCACCATCTAGAAAATCTGAGTGGAACTGGGGTTAATTCGCTCTTTAAGCACCAAATGGAACAAATCCTGCCAACGACCGACCAGCAGCAGTTTAAGGTGCGGGATTCGGCGTCCTTAGTAGCTGCTAAGCAACAGCGAGAACGGCGCGCAACTGATCCTGACAGTGACTCTAGCTGGGTCCAACGAGCGGAAACGTTGAACGGTAAGGTTTGGGATAAGGGAAGTTCATTGACGGCGAAGGCCGTGCAGAAAGCGCGGAGTTTGTTAGGCTTTTAA